One stretch of Caldinitratiruptor microaerophilus DNA includes these proteins:
- the proS gene encoding proline--tRNA ligase produces MAEGQAVVKEITPQSEDFSRWYLDVIRKADLMDYSPVRGCIVFKPDGYELWEACQAGLDRRFKETGHRNAYFPTLIPESFFQREKEHVEGFNPELPWVTEAGGEKLEERLGLRPTSETIIGFMYSKWIQSYRDLPVLINQWANVFRWEKRTLPFLRTTEFLWQEGHTAHATEEEAREETLRMLEVYRDFVENDLAIPVIKGQKTPSERFAGAVDTYSIEAMMKDGKAVQAGTSHYLGTKFAEGFDIKFLDRDNQLKYVHTTSWGASTRLLGCIIMVHGDDRGLALPPRIAPTQVILIPIGPAKVRDQVVGRAREILAALRAAGVRARLDDREEYTPGWKFNEYEMRGIPLRLELGPRDLAQGVVTAVRRDTGEKQALPQEGLPQRVQALLDEIQVNMFRKALAFREAHSHRAETLADLARVMEGEGGFVLAGWCGDDACERRVKEETKATARNIPFDPPERMKRCLVCGKEAAHTVWFARAY; encoded by the coding sequence GTGGCGGAGGGGCAGGCGGTGGTCAAGGAGATCACGCCGCAGTCCGAGGACTTCTCCCGCTGGTACCTGGACGTGATCCGCAAGGCAGACCTGATGGACTACTCGCCCGTGCGGGGCTGCATCGTGTTCAAGCCCGACGGCTACGAGCTCTGGGAGGCGTGCCAGGCGGGGCTCGACCGGCGGTTCAAGGAGACGGGCCACCGCAATGCCTACTTCCCCACGCTCATCCCCGAGAGCTTCTTCCAGCGTGAGAAGGAGCACGTGGAAGGGTTCAACCCCGAGCTGCCCTGGGTGACCGAGGCGGGGGGCGAGAAGCTTGAAGAGCGGCTCGGGCTCCGGCCCACGTCGGAGACCATCATCGGCTTCATGTACAGCAAGTGGATCCAGTCCTACCGGGATCTGCCCGTCCTGATCAACCAGTGGGCGAACGTGTTCCGCTGGGAGAAGCGCACCCTGCCGTTCCTTCGTACCACGGAGTTCCTCTGGCAGGAAGGGCACACGGCGCACGCCACCGAGGAGGAGGCGCGTGAGGAGACCCTCCGGATGCTCGAGGTCTACCGCGACTTCGTCGAGAACGACCTCGCCATCCCGGTGATCAAGGGGCAGAAGACGCCGTCGGAGCGGTTCGCCGGGGCGGTGGACACGTACTCGATCGAGGCCATGATGAAGGACGGCAAGGCCGTCCAGGCGGGAACCTCGCACTACCTGGGCACGAAGTTCGCCGAGGGCTTCGACATCAAGTTCCTCGACCGGGACAACCAGTTGAAGTACGTCCACACCACCTCCTGGGGTGCCTCCACCCGGCTCCTGGGGTGCATCATCATGGTCCACGGCGACGACCGGGGTCTGGCGCTGCCGCCCCGGATCGCGCCGACGCAGGTCATCCTCATCCCGATCGGCCCGGCGAAGGTGCGGGACCAGGTGGTCGGCCGGGCCCGCGAGATCCTGGCGGCCCTGCGGGCTGCCGGCGTGCGGGCTCGCCTCGACGACCGGGAGGAGTACACCCCCGGCTGGAAGTTCAACGAGTACGAGATGCGGGGGATCCCGCTGCGCCTGGAGCTGGGTCCCCGGGACCTCGCACAAGGCGTGGTCACCGCGGTGCGCCGCGACACGGGGGAGAAGCAGGCGCTTCCCCAGGAGGGCCTCCCCCAGCGCGTGCAGGCGCTCCTGGACGAGATCCAGGTGAACATGTTCCGCAAGGCCCTGGCGTTCCGGGAGGCCCACAGCCACCGTGCGGAGACGCTGGCCGACCTGGCCCGCGTGATGGAGGGGGAGGGCGGGTTCGTCCTCGCCGGGTGGTGCGGCGACGACGCCTGCGAGCGGCGGGTCAAGGAGGAGACGAAGGCGACGGCGCGCAACATCCCGTTCGATCCGCCGGAGCGCATGAAGCGGTGCCTGGTCTGCGGGAAAGAGGCGGCGCACACGGTATGGTTCGCCCGGGCCTACTAG
- a CDS encoding glycosyltransferase family 2 protein, with amino-acid sequence MAAVIPAYNEEATIADVVAAVRQAGGIDPIVVVADGCTDRTAERARDAGALVVEHPENRGKAAAMKTGISATDSDVVVFLDADLVGLTREHVRALVAPVLAGEADMAIGLFDDGRLATDLAQVLAPYLSGQRAVRRRLIERMFAEEPEADVSRFGIEVALTRFAERAGLRVKEVPLEALTHRTKEEKLGLVKGLAARVKMYWEILKYAQKG; translated from the coding sequence GTGGCAGCGGTGATCCCCGCGTACAACGAGGAAGCGACCATCGCCGATGTCGTGGCCGCCGTGCGGCAGGCCGGCGGCATCGACCCGATCGTGGTCGTGGCCGACGGCTGTACGGACCGGACCGCCGAGCGGGCCCGGGATGCGGGGGCGCTGGTGGTGGAGCACCCCGAGAACCGCGGCAAGGCGGCCGCCATGAAAACCGGGATCTCGGCTACCGATTCGGATGTCGTCGTGTTCCTGGACGCCGACCTGGTGGGACTGACCCGGGAGCACGTGCGCGCGCTGGTGGCCCCGGTGCTGGCCGGCGAGGCCGACATGGCCATCGGCCTCTTCGACGACGGCCGGCTCGCCACCGACCTGGCGCAGGTGCTGGCGCCGTACCTGTCCGGGCAGCGGGCGGTGCGGCGGCGGCTGATCGAGCGGATGTTCGCGGAGGAGCCCGAGGCGGACGTCAGCCGTTTCGGCATCGAGGTGGCGCTGACCCGCTTCGCCGAGCGGGCCGGGCTCCGGGTGAAGGAGGTCCCGCTGGAGGCGCTCACCCACCGGACGAAGGAAGAGAAGCTCGGTCTGGTGAAGGGGCTGGCGGCACGCGTGAAGATGTACTGGGAGATCCTCAAGTACGCCCAGAAGGGGTAA
- a CDS encoding MgtC/SapB family protein — MADFAEFGRTLLPLGLAGLLGGLVGFEREVAGRPAGLRTHVLVAIGSALVMQVSLLMFDLVLARGQGQADPGRIAAQVVSGIGFLGAGTILREGLTIRGLTTAASLWVVAGIGLAVGTGRMYLQATAASLLILATLYGLSRLEKRFIRTGEESLVVHVTDTPGRLGAVASAVGQVGANIRSVRLEEGETPGTVAIRLRVHLPWGRRPEELVARLMDIEGVRQVSEEE; from the coding sequence ATGGCGGATTTCGCCGAGTTCGGCCGCACGCTCCTGCCGCTCGGGCTCGCCGGCCTCCTCGGGGGGCTGGTGGGGTTCGAGCGCGAGGTCGCCGGCCGGCCCGCCGGGCTGCGGACCCACGTGCTGGTGGCGATCGGCTCGGCCCTGGTGATGCAGGTCTCGCTGCTCATGTTCGACCTGGTGCTCGCCCGGGGGCAGGGTCAGGCCGACCCGGGCCGGATCGCCGCCCAGGTCGTCTCGGGCATCGGCTTCCTGGGCGCCGGAACGATCCTCCGGGAGGGGCTGACCATCCGGGGGCTGACCACGGCCGCCAGCCTGTGGGTGGTCGCCGGCATCGGGCTGGCGGTCGGCACCGGCCGCATGTACCTTCAGGCGACGGCCGCCTCCCTCCTCATCCTCGCCACGCTGTACGGCCTGTCCCGCCTGGAGAAGCGTTTCATCCGGACGGGCGAGGAGTCGCTGGTCGTCCACGTCACCGACACCCCGGGGCGCCTGGGCGCCGTGGCCTCGGCGGTGGGCCAGGTCGGGGCGAACATCCGCAGCGTCCGCCTGGAGGAAGGGGAGACGCCGGGCACCGTCGCCATCCGCCTGCGCGTCCACCTCCCCTGGGGCCGGCGTCCGGAGGAACTGGTGGCGCGCCTCATGGACATCGAGGGCGTGCGGCAGGTCTCCGAAGAGGAGTGA
- a CDS encoding PolC-type DNA polymerase III, with translation MKEGSPSFLPGDLDGALGGARPLRVEVRRDPLQVAVYVETGRRVPLGERPRLAAALREVLLPEYPDASVKLVPVLRRPPFGAPAEELVLEAWEDVKVLAREERPGLGGVLEHARVRVVDDRLELEFPSDALRDVARQAGGEALLGELVRRETGLGLRVLLTVTPRPEPGPDRPAPQDGAFDPFAAEIAREDEVLDEPEGLPEPEHLLAYYEEHRARAEEVAAAAESRGALPSGVIRGRPIPPDEPARPLETVREEEPGRLVIEGEVVHVETRETRAGKVMVTFAVTDHSDTLVCKFFRDPDGEPAEEHLAPGTFVRVRGRLVYDSWSRDVNLMAEDIVRAERPVRTDDAPEKRVELHLHTTMSAMDGLVDPEEAVRRAAAWGHEAVAITDHGVTQAFPAAFHVKGLPPGFKVIYGMEAYVVDDATPIVIRPPSVPLADAEWVAVDIETTGFSAIGDDIIEIGAVRIRGGEVQDAFQTFVRPTREISRQVQELTHITPDMVRDAPEPAEALARFLDFAGGAVLVAHNATFDYSFLRYHTERQLGRSLDCPVLDTLVLARSLLPDLKRHGLADLCRELSIPLENHHRADADARTAALLFLRLLGMVRERHPDVDTVAALNRLTRHMNAEQLKPHHATLLVQRQHGMKNLYRLVSKSHLDFFHRTPRIPRTLLEELRDGLLVGSACHNGALFQALLRGAPDSELEELAAWYDFLEVQPPSNFRRLIAEGQVQDEEHLRSLLRRIVELGRRLGKPVVATGDVHFLDPHQEQLRTILKHGVGWREDLDGPCYFRTTAEMLREFEFLGAEEAHEIVVAAPRRVAASIDRVVPVPDRLFAPVVEGAEEAVRDITWARAREVYGDPLPERVRERIDRELQAIIGNGFAVVYYISHLLVKKSHELGYLVGSRGSVGSSLVAWCMGITEVNALPPHYVCPDCHHVEWFADGSVGSGFDLPDKPCPRCGRAKMRKDGQDIPFETFMGFKGDKVPDIDLNFSGEIQSRIQQYSIDLLGGPQQVFKAGTVGTIAEKTAYGMVRAWLEETGQTRREAEIERLARGLTGVRRTTGQHPGGMVVVPVGVEVEEVTPVQYPADDRESGWRTTHYDYHSFESCLLKLDILGHDDPTMLRLLQDMTGIDVTTLPMDDPQVLALFRNGPGEGVDVLGVPRGVFELDLGSIAVPEMGTGFVRRMLAETQPRTFSDLVRISGLSHGTDVWTGNAQKLIQDGVCTLQTVIPTRDDIMLRLMYWGLDPAMAFKIMESVRKGKGLTPEMEEAMEKAGVPEWYRWSCRRIKYMFPKAHAAAYVLSALRIAWFKVHRPREFYAAYFTVRAAGAVDAEILVRGEAAIRQHMEAIRAKGKDASPKEKESLVEYEVALEATLRGIRFARVDLWRSHAVRFEVQADGSLLCPFSALPGIGESAARAITEARDQAPFQSVEDLRVRARLGKNVIDLLQAHGCLRGLPEGNQLVFSF, from the coding sequence ATGAAAGAGGGTTCGCCGTCTTTCTTGCCCGGCGACCTCGACGGGGCCCTGGGCGGCGCGCGGCCGCTGCGGGTGGAGGTCCGGCGCGATCCCCTGCAGGTCGCCGTGTACGTCGAGACCGGCCGGCGGGTGCCCCTGGGAGAGCGCCCCCGCCTGGCGGCCGCCCTGCGGGAGGTGCTCCTCCCGGAGTACCCGGACGCGTCCGTCAAGCTGGTGCCCGTGCTGCGGCGGCCCCCCTTCGGGGCGCCGGCCGAGGAGCTCGTCCTGGAGGCGTGGGAAGACGTCAAGGTCCTGGCGCGCGAAGAGCGCCCGGGGCTGGGCGGGGTGTTGGAACACGCCCGGGTCCGGGTGGTCGACGACCGCCTGGAGCTGGAGTTCCCGTCCGACGCCCTGCGGGACGTGGCCCGGCAGGCCGGCGGCGAGGCGCTCCTGGGGGAGCTGGTGCGGCGGGAGACGGGCCTCGGGCTGCGGGTGCTCCTGACGGTGACGCCGCGGCCGGAACCCGGGCCGGACCGGCCGGCGCCGCAGGACGGCGCCTTCGACCCCTTCGCCGCCGAGATCGCGCGGGAGGACGAGGTCCTCGACGAGCCGGAGGGGCTGCCGGAGCCCGAGCACCTCCTCGCATACTACGAGGAGCACCGGGCCCGTGCCGAGGAGGTGGCCGCGGCGGCGGAGAGCCGCGGCGCCCTCCCGTCCGGCGTGATCCGGGGCCGGCCCATCCCTCCGGACGAGCCCGCGCGACCTCTCGAGACGGTCCGCGAGGAGGAGCCCGGCCGTCTCGTCATCGAGGGCGAGGTCGTTCACGTGGAGACCCGGGAGACCCGGGCCGGCAAGGTGATGGTCACCTTCGCGGTGACCGACCACTCCGACACGCTGGTCTGCAAGTTCTTCCGCGACCCGGACGGGGAGCCGGCCGAGGAGCACCTCGCCCCCGGCACCTTCGTGCGCGTCCGCGGCCGCCTCGTCTACGACAGCTGGAGCCGCGACGTGAACCTGATGGCGGAGGACATCGTGCGGGCGGAGAGGCCCGTCCGCACCGACGACGCCCCGGAGAAGCGGGTGGAACTGCACCTGCACACGACCATGTCCGCGATGGACGGCCTCGTCGACCCGGAAGAGGCGGTCCGCCGGGCAGCGGCGTGGGGCCACGAGGCCGTGGCGATCACGGACCACGGCGTGACCCAGGCCTTCCCCGCCGCCTTCCACGTGAAGGGCCTGCCGCCGGGGTTCAAGGTCATCTACGGCATGGAGGCGTACGTGGTCGACGACGCCACCCCCATCGTCATCCGCCCCCCGTCCGTCCCGCTGGCGGACGCCGAGTGGGTGGCCGTCGACATCGAGACCACGGGCTTCTCGGCCATCGGGGACGACATCATCGAGATCGGCGCCGTCCGCATCCGCGGCGGTGAGGTGCAGGACGCCTTCCAGACCTTCGTCCGCCCGACCCGGGAGATCTCCCGGCAGGTCCAGGAGCTGACCCACATCACCCCGGACATGGTCCGTGACGCCCCGGAGCCTGCCGAGGCGCTGGCCCGCTTCCTCGACTTCGCCGGCGGTGCGGTGCTGGTGGCCCACAACGCCACCTTCGACTACAGCTTCCTGCGCTACCACACGGAGCGGCAGCTGGGGCGCAGCCTCGACTGCCCGGTGCTCGACACCCTGGTCCTCGCCCGGTCGCTGCTCCCGGACCTGAAACGCCACGGCCTCGCCGACCTGTGCCGGGAACTGAGCATCCCCCTCGAGAACCATCACCGGGCCGACGCCGATGCCCGCACCGCCGCCCTCCTGTTCCTGAGGCTGCTCGGCATGGTGCGGGAGCGCCACCCGGACGTCGACACGGTCGCTGCCCTCAACCGCCTGACCCGCCACATGAACGCCGAGCAGCTGAAGCCCCACCACGCCACCCTCCTCGTCCAGCGCCAGCACGGCATGAAGAACCTCTACCGCCTGGTCTCCAAGAGCCACCTCGACTTCTTCCACCGCACCCCCCGCATCCCCCGCACGCTCCTGGAGGAACTGCGCGACGGCCTCCTGGTGGGTTCGGCCTGCCACAACGGGGCGCTGTTCCAGGCCCTGCTCCGGGGTGCCCCGGACAGCGAGCTGGAGGAGCTGGCCGCCTGGTACGACTTCCTGGAGGTGCAGCCGCCGTCGAACTTCCGGCGGCTCATCGCCGAGGGCCAGGTACAGGACGAGGAGCACCTGCGCTCGCTCCTGCGGCGGATCGTGGAGCTGGGGCGCCGGCTCGGCAAGCCGGTCGTGGCCACGGGCGACGTTCACTTCCTCGACCCGCACCAGGAGCAGCTGCGCACGATCCTCAAGCACGGGGTGGGCTGGCGGGAGGACCTGGACGGCCCCTGCTACTTCCGCACCACCGCCGAGATGCTCAGGGAGTTCGAGTTCCTGGGCGCCGAGGAGGCCCACGAGATCGTGGTCGCGGCCCCGCGCCGGGTGGCCGCGAGCATCGACCGGGTCGTGCCCGTGCCGGACAGGCTCTTCGCCCCCGTGGTGGAGGGGGCCGAGGAGGCGGTGCGGGACATCACCTGGGCGCGGGCCCGGGAGGTGTACGGCGATCCGCTCCCGGAGCGCGTGCGCGAGCGCATCGACCGGGAGCTGCAGGCGATCATCGGCAACGGGTTCGCCGTCGTGTACTACATCTCGCACCTCCTGGTGAAGAAGTCGCACGAGCTGGGGTACCTGGTGGGGTCCCGGGGTTCGGTCGGCTCGTCCCTCGTGGCCTGGTGCATGGGCATCACCGAGGTGAACGCCCTGCCGCCCCACTACGTGTGCCCGGACTGCCACCACGTCGAGTGGTTCGCGGACGGCTCGGTGGGCTCCGGCTTCGACCTGCCGGACAAGCCCTGTCCCCGGTGCGGCCGGGCGAAGATGCGGAAGGACGGCCAGGACATCCCCTTCGAGACCTTCATGGGGTTCAAGGGGGACAAGGTCCCGGACATCGACCTCAACTTCTCCGGCGAGATCCAGTCCCGCATCCAGCAGTACTCGATCGACCTCCTGGGCGGGCCCCAGCAGGTCTTCAAGGCGGGTACCGTCGGCACCATCGCCGAGAAGACGGCCTACGGCATGGTCCGGGCCTGGCTCGAGGAGACCGGCCAGACCCGGCGGGAGGCGGAGATCGAGCGGCTGGCCCGGGGTCTCACCGGGGTCCGGCGGACCACCGGCCAGCACCCGGGCGGCATGGTCGTGGTGCCGGTGGGCGTGGAGGTCGAGGAGGTCACCCCGGTCCAGTACCCCGCCGACGACCGGGAGAGCGGCTGGCGGACCACCCACTACGACTACCACAGCTTCGAGAGCTGCCTGCTGAAGCTGGACATCCTGGGTCACGACGATCCGACGATGCTCCGCCTGCTCCAGGACATGACGGGCATCGACGTGACCACCCTGCCCATGGACGACCCGCAGGTGCTGGCGCTCTTCCGCAACGGCCCCGGCGAGGGGGTCGACGTGCTCGGGGTGCCCCGGGGGGTGTTCGAGCTCGACCTGGGCAGCATCGCCGTGCCCGAGATGGGGACGGGCTTTGTCCGGCGGATGCTGGCGGAGACCCAGCCCCGCACCTTCTCGGACCTCGTCCGCATCTCCGGCCTGTCGCACGGCACGGACGTGTGGACGGGCAACGCCCAGAAGCTCATCCAGGACGGCGTCTGCACCCTGCAGACGGTCATCCCGACGCGGGACGACATCATGCTGCGCCTCATGTACTGGGGGCTGGACCCGGCGATGGCCTTCAAGATCATGGAGTCCGTGCGCAAGGGCAAAGGCCTGACGCCGGAGATGGAGGAGGCCATGGAGAAGGCCGGGGTGCCCGAGTGGTACCGCTGGTCGTGCCGGCGGATCAAGTACATGTTCCCGAAGGCGCACGCGGCGGCCTACGTGCTCTCCGCCCTGCGCATCGCCTGGTTCAAGGTGCACCGGCCCCGGGAATTCTACGCCGCGTACTTCACCGTGCGGGCGGCGGGCGCCGTCGACGCCGAGATCCTGGTCCGCGGGGAGGCCGCCATCCGGCAGCACATGGAGGCCATCCGGGCGAAGGGCAAGGACGCCTCGCCGAAGGAGAAGGAGTCCCTCGTCGAGTACGAGGTGGCCCTGGAGGCGACGCTGCGGGGGATCCGCTTCGCCCGGGTCGACCTGTGGCGCTCCCACGCGGTCCGGTTCGAGGTGCAGGCGGATGGCTCGCTGCTCTGCCCGTTCAGCGCGCTCCCCGGCATCGGCGAGAGCGCGGCCCGCGCGATCACCGAGGCCCGCGACCAGGCGCCGTTCCAGTCGGTCGAGGACCTGCGCGTGCGGGCGCGGCTCGGCAAGAACGTGATCGACCTGCTGCAGGCCCACGGCTGCCTGCGCGGGCTGCCCGAGGGCAACCAGCTGGTCTTCTCCTTCTGA
- a CDS encoding HAD family hydrolase has translation MIFRLLGLDLDGTLLGPDGRVAAPTVAALREAARRGVRVALVTGRSAGSAGHHAGLLARRIGHPVAYAACNGAGIYGPSGEPLRLRPIPRGLLAEALEALRGLGLLVSVYGREHVFVQEPWRHVRAFWLPRRPPPWRWPAALLATLRFGLQNRVRWVGDIRDMAREGAEPALKLFVTTPGGAPAEGGGALAGPIRGWGFGTPVLPGRAGARLLEAAVRVLARLAPALHVTRSGADNIEVTAPGVHKGWALEALAAMYGIRREEVLAIGDGPNDVEMLEFAGMGVAMGNAPPEVQARADRVAPPVWEHGAAAALRRYVLGEG, from the coding sequence ATGATCTTCCGGCTGCTGGGGCTCGACCTGGACGGCACCCTGCTCGGACCCGACGGGCGCGTGGCGGCGCCCACCGTGGCGGCGCTCCGCGAGGCCGCCCGCCGGGGCGTCCGGGTGGCGCTCGTGACCGGACGGTCGGCGGGTTCGGCCGGGCACCACGCCGGGCTCCTGGCGCGCAGGATCGGACACCCGGTAGCCTATGCCGCCTGCAACGGCGCCGGGATCTACGGCCCGTCGGGCGAGCCCCTCCGCCTGCGGCCGATCCCGCGGGGGCTGCTGGCGGAGGCGCTGGAGGCGCTCAGGGGCCTTGGCCTCCTCGTCTCCGTGTACGGACGGGAACACGTCTTCGTGCAGGAGCCGTGGCGCCACGTCCGGGCCTTCTGGCTGCCCCGCCGGCCGCCGCCCTGGCGCTGGCCCGCGGCCCTCCTGGCCACCCTGCGCTTCGGGCTCCAGAACCGGGTCCGCTGGGTGGGCGACATCCGGGACATGGCGCGCGAGGGCGCCGAGCCGGCGCTCAAGCTCTTCGTCACCACCCCGGGCGGAGCGCCCGCCGAGGGCGGGGGCGCGCTGGCGGGCCCGATCCGGGGCTGGGGGTTCGGCACTCCGGTCCTCCCCGGGCGCGCAGGTGCGCGCCTCCTGGAGGCCGCCGTCCGGGTGCTGGCCCGCCTGGCCCCGGCGCTGCACGTCACCCGGTCGGGCGCGGACAACATCGAGGTCACCGCCCCGGGCGTCCACAAGGGGTGGGCCCTCGAGGCGCTGGCGGCGATGTACGGGATCCGGCGCGAAGAGGTCCTGGCGATCGGGGACGGGCCCAACGACGTGGAGATGCTGGAGTTCGCCGGGATGGGGGTCGCCATGGGCAACGCCCCTCCCGAGGTACAGGCCCGGGCCGACCGCGTGGCCCCGCCCGTCTGGGAGCACGGGGCGGCGGCGGCCCTGCGGCGATACGTTCTGGGGGAAGGGTGA
- a CDS encoding DUF4149 domain-containing protein translates to MRLWRAVEAVALGLWLGAMVGFGALVAPLLFQMVPSRSLAGDIAGAAIRRIDWLGAGLGVLAVVALVRTAPARPLRWLRLVLVLGMIGIAVANETYVRGRIDAIDAQRTRPLEEYAPEDPLRREFDRWHRTSVNLWGINMAIGAVALGWAAAEGGEARGREGRREARRGEAREPEPTGEGLGPGGPEGPAPGGSGV, encoded by the coding sequence ATGCGCTTGTGGCGGGCGGTGGAGGCCGTGGCGCTCGGGCTGTGGCTCGGGGCGATGGTGGGCTTCGGGGCCCTGGTGGCGCCGCTCCTGTTCCAGATGGTGCCGTCCCGCAGCCTGGCGGGCGACATCGCGGGAGCGGCCATCCGCCGGATCGACTGGCTTGGCGCCGGGCTCGGCGTGCTGGCCGTGGTGGCGCTGGTCCGGACGGCTCCGGCGCGTCCCCTGCGCTGGCTGCGGCTGGTCCTTGTCCTGGGCATGATCGGGATCGCGGTGGCGAACGAGACCTACGTCCGGGGCCGGATCGACGCGATCGACGCGCAGCGCACCCGGCCCCTCGAGGAGTACGCCCCGGAAGACCCGCTGCGGCGGGAGTTCGACCGCTGGCACCGGACGTCGGTGAACCTCTGGGGGATCAACATGGCCATCGGCGCCGTCGCCCTCGGGTGGGCGGCGGCCGAGGGCGGGGAGGCACGCGGACGTGAAGGACGGCGCGAAGCACGGCGCGGAGAAGCCCGAGAGCCCGAACCCACCGGCGAGGGACTGGGACCGGGCGGTCCTGAAGGCCCTGCACCAGGCGGGAGCGGGGTTTGA
- a CDS encoding ATP-binding protein has translation MIIPRMAEETLRRLAKGYPIVAITGPRQSGKTTLARKVFAEKPYVSLEDLDQREFAAEDPRGFLAQFPDGAVLDEAQRCPGLFSYLQTRVDRDGRAGLFVLTGSQQFHLLDGVTQTLAGRVALVPLLPFSLAELQAVNRAPGSLEELLHSGLYPPIHDRRLDPGIWYGNYVATYVERDVRQMINVRDLGTFQRFVRMCAARTGQLLNLSGLANDCGISHTTARAWLSVLEASYIVHLMPPHHRNFSKRLVKTPKLYFLDPGLAAWLLGIQHAGQLLIHPQRGALFETWVVSELLKARYSRGLASNLYFWRDRSGHEVDVLIEQGDTLVPVEIKAGQTVTRDYFRGLEKWLQIAGNSAGRPWVVYAGDQRQTRQGYHVVPWKELPRSDLLGPGPGATDEA, from the coding sequence ATGATCATCCCGAGAATGGCGGAAGAGACGCTTCGCAGGCTGGCGAAGGGCTACCCGATCGTGGCGATCACGGGCCCCAGGCAGTCCGGCAAGACGACGCTGGCCCGGAAGGTCTTCGCGGAGAAGCCCTACGTTTCTCTGGAGGACCTGGACCAGCGGGAGTTCGCCGCGGAGGATCCCCGCGGGTTCCTGGCGCAGTTCCCGGATGGCGCCGTGCTGGACGAGGCGCAGCGGTGTCCCGGCTTGTTCTCGTATCTGCAGACACGCGTGGATCGAGATGGCCGCGCCGGTCTGTTCGTTCTCACCGGATCGCAGCAGTTCCACCTGCTCGACGGTGTGACACAGACGCTGGCGGGACGCGTGGCCCTGGTGCCGCTGTTGCCCTTCTCGCTCGCCGAGTTGCAGGCGGTGAATCGCGCTCCCGGCAGCCTGGAGGAGCTCCTTCACAGCGGTTTGTACCCGCCGATCCACGACCGGCGACTCGATCCCGGGATATGGTACGGAAACTATGTGGCAACCTACGTCGAACGGGACGTGCGGCAGATGATCAACGTTCGTGATCTGGGCACGTTCCAGCGGTTCGTCCGGATGTGCGCCGCGCGGACGGGGCAGCTGCTGAATCTCTCGGGGCTGGCCAACGACTGCGGGATCTCCCATACCACCGCGCGGGCCTGGCTCTCGGTGCTCGAGGCGAGCTACATCGTTCACCTGATGCCGCCGCACCACAGGAATTTCAGCAAGCGCCTGGTCAAGACGCCCAAGCTCTACTTCCTCGATCCCGGTCTTGCGGCCTGGCTCCTGGGCATCCAGCACGCGGGCCAGCTCTTGATCCATCCGCAGCGCGGGGCTCTCTTCGAGACCTGGGTCGTCAGCGAACTGTTGAAGGCGCGCTATAGCCGCGGCCTGGCGTCGAACCTCTACTTCTGGCGAGACCGGTCCGGACACGAGGTCGACGTGCTCATCGAGCAGGGGGATACCCTCGTCCCTGTCGAGATCAAGGCGGGACAGACCGTGACCCGGGACTACTTCCGCGGGCTCGAGAAGTGGCTCCAGATCGCAGGGAACAGTGCCGGACGGCCCTGGGTCGTGTACGCGGGCGATCAGCGCCAGACCCGTCAGGGGTACCATGTCGTACCCTGGAAAGAGCTCCCCCGATCCGATCTTCTGGGCCCTGGACCTGGCGCCACCGACGAGGCGTGA
- the rimP gene encoding ribosome maturation factor RimP, with protein MSNKVEVLVEDLVRPVVEAMGIELVAVEYVREAGRRFLRLYIDKPGGVNLDDCEAVSRRAEVLLDQEDPIPESYYLEVSSPGLERPLRKDADFERFAGRRVRITTYSPVGGRRRFEGELLGLSEGRVRLRVAPQGKGEPEEVAIPREQVASARLRAEF; from the coding sequence TTGTCGAACAAGGTGGAGGTCCTCGTGGAGGACCTCGTCCGCCCGGTCGTCGAGGCCATGGGAATCGAGCTGGTCGCGGTGGAGTACGTGCGCGAGGCCGGCCGCCGGTTCCTGCGGCTGTACATCGACAAGCCCGGCGGGGTGAACCTGGACGATTGCGAGGCCGTGAGCCGGCGTGCGGAGGTGCTCCTGGATCAGGAGGACCCGATTCCGGAGTCGTACTACCTGGAGGTCTCCTCGCCCGGCCTGGAGCGTCCCCTGCGGAAGGACGCGGACTTCGAGCGCTTCGCCGGGCGCCGGGTGCGGATCACGACCTACTCGCCGGTGGGCGGCCGGAGGCGCTTCGAGGGGGAGCTCCTGGGCCTCAGCGAAGGGCGCGTGCGGCTGCGCGTGGCACCGCAGGGCAAGGGAGAGCCGGAAGAGGTGGCGATCCCCCGGGAGCAGGTGGCCAGCGCCCGCCTCCGCGCCGAGTTCTGA